Proteins encoded in a region of the Burkholderiales bacterium genome:
- a CDS encoding hydroxymethylglutaryl-CoA lyase: MVDVEVHEVGTRDGLQSVPFFVPTTLKQLWCTAEAEAGVREIEVCSFVPVKLLPQFADAAEVVEHALTLPNLRVAALAPNLKGAERAMELGVHKINFVLSVSESHNRANVRRSTAESVADFARIVDLVRSKPEGKRPKIVAGLSTALGCTIEGPVSEDRAREIAMQCVAAGADELIVADTVGYANPAAVRRLFGAIARDVGAIPIKAHFHDTRGLGLANVVAALDAGVRAFDASLGGLGGCPYAPGASGNICTEDLVFMLESMGLATGIDIDKLVALRSEIEQALQGEPFHGTIARAGLPKGFARAA; this comes from the coding sequence ATGGTAGACGTCGAAGTCCACGAAGTCGGCACCCGCGACGGGCTGCAGAGCGTCCCGTTCTTCGTGCCGACCACGCTGAAACAGCTCTGGTGCACGGCGGAAGCCGAAGCCGGCGTGCGCGAGATCGAGGTGTGCTCGTTCGTGCCGGTGAAGCTCCTGCCGCAGTTCGCCGACGCGGCCGAAGTCGTGGAGCACGCGCTCACGCTGCCCAACCTGCGCGTCGCGGCGCTCGCGCCCAACCTGAAGGGCGCCGAGCGCGCGATGGAGCTCGGCGTGCACAAGATCAACTTCGTGCTGTCGGTGAGCGAGAGCCACAACCGCGCGAACGTGCGGCGCTCCACCGCCGAGTCGGTCGCCGATTTCGCGCGCATCGTCGATCTCGTCCGCAGCAAGCCCGAAGGCAAACGCCCGAAGATCGTCGCGGGCCTCTCCACCGCGCTCGGCTGCACGATCGAAGGGCCGGTGTCCGAAGACCGTGCGCGGGAAATCGCGATGCAATGCGTCGCCGCCGGCGCCGACGAGCTCATCGTCGCGGACACCGTCGGCTACGCCAATCCGGCGGCGGTGCGGCGCCTGTTCGGCGCGATCGCCAGGGACGTCGGCGCGATTCCGATCAAGGCGCACTTCCACGACACGCGGGGGCTCGGGCTCGCCAACGTCGTCGCCGCGCTCGACGCCGGGGTGCGCGCTTTCGACGCGTCGCTCGGCGGCCTCGGCGGCTGTCCTTACGCGCCGGGCGCGAGCGGCAACATCTGCACCGAAGACCTCGTCTTCATGCTCGAATCGATGGGCCTTGCGACCGGCATCGACATCGACAAGCTCGTCGCGCTGCGCAGCGAGATCGAGCAGGCGCTGCAGGGCGAGCCCTTCCACGGCACCATCGCCCGCGCCGGTCTGCCGAAAGGATTTGCGCGCGCTGCATAA
- a CDS encoding tripartite tricarboxylate transporter substrate binding protein, whose protein sequence is MKRLVLAVVAFGFACHAALAQQYPVRPIRMIVPWPPGQATDLAGRVVALKLSELFGQQVIADNRPGAGGMIGTDLAAKAPADGYTVLAASSGPVTINPLLQKVPFDPVKDLAPVANVGLSPYILVSSPKLAPQNIKDFVAYLKASPGKYKFGSSGTGATAHLVAEMFNGAVGVQVIHVPYKGSIPALTDVVAGDITYSLETMAATMPFIKSGRLRAYGISTAKPSALAPGIEPFATALNLPGFDAAAWIGVMVPSGTPKAVIERLSKAVDSAMQTNDTKERLNAAGLEVDYRPTSQFGGFLADQRKRFAEIIKKNNIRLE, encoded by the coding sequence ATGAAGCGTCTGGTTCTCGCAGTCGTCGCATTCGGGTTCGCGTGTCATGCGGCGCTCGCTCAGCAGTATCCCGTGCGTCCCATCCGCATGATCGTGCCTTGGCCGCCGGGGCAGGCGACCGACCTCGCAGGCCGCGTCGTCGCGCTCAAGCTCTCCGAGCTTTTCGGCCAGCAGGTCATCGCCGACAACCGGCCGGGCGCCGGCGGCATGATCGGCACCGACCTCGCCGCGAAAGCGCCCGCCGACGGCTACACGGTGCTCGCGGCGTCGAGCGGACCGGTGACCATCAACCCGCTGCTGCAGAAAGTGCCTTTCGACCCGGTGAAGGATCTCGCGCCGGTGGCGAACGTGGGCCTCTCCCCTTACATCCTGGTGAGCTCGCCCAAGCTGGCGCCGCAGAACATCAAGGACTTCGTCGCTTACCTCAAGGCGAGCCCGGGCAAGTACAAGTTCGGATCGAGCGGCACCGGCGCGACCGCGCACCTCGTCGCCGAGATGTTCAACGGCGCGGTGGGCGTGCAGGTCATCCACGTGCCGTACAAAGGCAGCATCCCGGCGCTCACCGACGTCGTCGCGGGCGACATCACCTATTCGCTGGAAACGATGGCGGCGACGATGCCGTTCATCAAGTCGGGGCGGCTCCGCGCGTACGGCATCTCGACCGCGAAACCCAGCGCGCTCGCGCCGGGGATAGAGCCGTTCGCGACCGCGCTCAACCTGCCGGGATTCGACGCGGCGGCGTGGATCGGGGTGATGGTGCCGTCGGGCACGCCGAAAGCGGTGATCGAGCGCCTCTCGAAAGCGGTCGACAGCGCGATGCAGACCAACGACACAAAGGAGCGCCTGAACGCGGCAGGCCTCGAAGTCGACTACCGGCCGACGTCGCAGTTCGGCGGCTTCCTCGCCGACCAGCGCAAACGCTTCGCGGAGATCATCAAGAAGAACAACATCAGACTGGAGTAA
- a CDS encoding amidase, which yields MSATHWLTASEIAAAYRAKKLSPVELVQALVERVGEIDGKLNAFIALDAEAAVDAARAAEKDIARGQARSPLHGVPVGVKDIIDVAGQATTCHSKVRLDHVAKEDAECIRRLRGAGAIPFGKLSLHEFAIGGPSFDLPYPPARNPWQRGHHPGGSSSGSGSALAAGMVPLALGTDTGGSVRNPAGACGIVGLKPTYGLVSRRGVFPLSFTLDHVGPMARSVGDIALMLDAMAGYDAGDPGSTPSSTVAYGRELDRGVRGMRIGFVRHFHESDLPADAEMAAAIDAAARTLKSEGALLHDVALPPLTLYSGVQRTVMLAESWAIHAKWLRERPGDYGALARRRLMGGAFLSAGDYVHAQQRRAGLIAAVNDALRDADVLLVANAMDPACAIDDEEAVARTYPRQARNVFNLTGHPAIALPGGLSTSGLPLSIQLVARPLDEVTLLRAAAAFERATEWHTRHPDL from the coding sequence GTGAGCGCCACCCATTGGCTCACCGCGAGCGAGATCGCGGCGGCGTATCGCGCGAAGAAGCTGTCGCCCGTCGAGCTCGTGCAAGCGCTCGTCGAGCGCGTCGGCGAGATCGACGGCAAGCTCAACGCGTTCATCGCGCTCGATGCCGAAGCCGCGGTCGACGCGGCGCGCGCCGCGGAGAAGGACATCGCCCGCGGCCAGGCGCGCAGCCCGCTGCACGGCGTCCCGGTCGGCGTCAAAGACATCATCGACGTGGCCGGCCAGGCGACGACGTGTCACTCGAAGGTCAGGCTCGACCACGTCGCGAAAGAGGACGCCGAGTGCATCCGCCGCCTGCGCGGCGCGGGCGCGATCCCGTTCGGCAAGCTCTCGCTGCACGAGTTCGCGATCGGCGGTCCGAGCTTCGACCTGCCGTACCCGCCGGCGCGCAATCCATGGCAGCGCGGCCACCACCCGGGCGGCTCGTCGTCGGGGTCGGGCAGCGCGCTCGCGGCGGGCATGGTGCCGCTCGCGCTCGGCACCGACACCGGCGGCTCGGTGCGCAATCCCGCGGGCGCGTGCGGCATCGTCGGGCTGAAGCCCACATACGGCCTGGTCTCGCGCCGCGGCGTATTCCCGCTGTCGTTCACGCTCGATCACGTCGGGCCGATGGCGCGCAGCGTGGGCGACATCGCGCTCATGCTCGACGCGATGGCGGGCTACGACGCAGGCGACCCGGGCAGCACGCCTTCGAGCACGGTCGCTTACGGGCGCGAGCTCGATCGCGGCGTTCGCGGGATGCGCATCGGTTTCGTGCGCCACTTCCACGAGAGCGACCTGCCGGCCGATGCCGAGATGGCCGCGGCGATCGACGCCGCCGCGCGCACGCTGAAGAGCGAAGGCGCGCTGCTGCACGACGTCGCACTGCCGCCGCTGACGCTGTATTCGGGCGTGCAGCGCACGGTGATGCTCGCCGAATCGTGGGCGATACACGCGAAGTGGCTGCGCGAGCGTCCCGGCGATTACGGCGCGCTCGCACGCAGGCGTCTGATGGGCGGCGCGTTCCTGTCAGCGGGCGATTACGTGCACGCGCAGCAGCGCCGCGCCGGGCTGATCGCGGCCGTGAACGACGCGCTGCGCGACGCCGACGTGCTGCTCGTCGCGAACGCGATGGATCCGGCGTGCGCGATCGACGACGAGGAAGCGGTCGCGCGCACCTATCCGCGCCAGGCGCGCAACGTCTTCAACCTGACCGGCCATCCGGCGATCGCGCTGCCGGGCGGGCTGTCGACCTCGGGCCTGCCGCTGTCGATACAGCTCGTCGCCAGGCCGCTCGACGAAGTCACCCTGCTCCGCGCCGCAGCGGCGTTCGAGCGCGCGACGGAGTGGCACACCCGGCATCCGGACCTTTAA
- a CDS encoding enoyl-CoA hydratase-related protein: protein MQKEPTTLRLERSGDGFLTITLDRAETRNAMNTQMGMELRDIFVPLQFQPGEARCIVVTGAGDKAFCAGGDLKERDGMTDAQWRAQHAIFEEAIYAVMNCTVPVIAAVNGAAFGGGMELALACDFIYAAKRARFAMSETSLGIIPGCGGTQNLPRAVGERRAKELILSARPFTADEAFDWGMVNEVCEDAELMPRTLEIARRICGNGPVAVRQAKKAIHSGLQTDLRTGLAFEIEAYNRTVVTEDRLEGVKAFGEKRKPNFKGK, encoded by the coding sequence ATGCAAAAGGAACCCACTACGCTCAGGCTCGAGCGCTCCGGCGACGGCTTTCTGACGATCACCCTCGACCGCGCCGAGACGCGCAACGCGATGAACACGCAGATGGGAATGGAGCTGCGCGACATCTTCGTGCCGCTGCAATTCCAGCCGGGCGAGGCGCGCTGCATCGTCGTCACCGGCGCCGGCGACAAGGCGTTCTGCGCCGGCGGAGATCTCAAGGAGCGCGACGGCATGACCGACGCGCAATGGCGCGCGCAGCACGCGATCTTCGAGGAAGCGATCTACGCGGTGATGAACTGCACCGTGCCGGTCATCGCCGCGGTCAACGGCGCCGCGTTCGGCGGCGGCATGGAGCTCGCGCTCGCGTGCGACTTCATCTACGCCGCGAAGCGCGCACGCTTCGCGATGAGCGAGACCTCGCTCGGCATCATCCCGGGCTGCGGCGGGACGCAGAACCTGCCGCGCGCGGTCGGCGAGCGCCGGGCGAAAGAGCTCATCCTCTCCGCGAGGCCGTTCACCGCCGATGAAGCGTTCGATTGGGGCATGGTGAACGAAGTGTGCGAAGACGCCGAGCTCATGCCGAGGACGCTCGAGATCGCGCGGCGCATCTGCGGCAACGGACCGGTCGCGGTGAGACAGGCGAAGAAAGCGATCCACAGCGGCTTGCAGACCGACCTGCGCACCGGCCTCGCGTTCGAGATCGAAGCCTACAACCGCACGGTGGTGACCGAAGACCGGCTGGAAGGCGTGAAGGCGTTCGGCGAGAAGCGCAAGCCGAATTTCAAAGGGAAGTAA